The sequence ACTGAAGCAACATCACTAGAAAGAATCTcgccacaaatttttaaaaaacgtaTTCCGtgtcgttttttaaatttgctaaaccatccatcacttgcgcTAAATGTACTTTCATCTTTATCGGGATATTCcactttgaatatttgtgtGGCTTTCTCCTTTAGTATTGGCCCAGTTAATGTACActttttttcgcgtttatttAAAAACCACTCATAAAGACTTGCTTCCATTTTTGGATATTCAGCgatatgcaataattttttgttagccTTATGATAGGTATTAGAAACAGCGCTTAAAATTGATGATTTCATAGATTTGATATAGGTGATTGCAGATGGCGCCACATCAAATTCTAGGGCTAACCGCTCCCTTGAATACCTTGGTCAAGCTTTTCCAAGATCTGCACTTTGGTTTCCAAAGACAAAGTATTTTTCTTACGTTTATTTGGCATTTCAACGAACGACTTTTACTTTTAAGCAAACAAtgccgaaacacgtgcacgcgaatcgaatttcaaacaaaaactgtACAGATAGCGACGAAAATCCAACGACTACCGAGCGTAACATGAATAAATTGGGGATTCCCCTTTTTATATctattttgcaacaaaaaaacaaaatacgctCTGAAATTAGAATTTTCGATTGTAATTTCAGAGCGTGTAATGTATTCAAAAAGTTGATTCTAATTTCTGGAAATTCTAATTACTAAGAGTTCTAATTTGTGAGCGTCtactgtatttgtatttgcatatgccttcttattgattattattaatttgatttacttgaagaatttaaaataaaaccaagtttgttaataatacctgttgttttaatgttattattattaatttttttattatatatgaaggaaaaaatgtatggtaatatttaccacataccttataagatatgttgtatactaatatatgtatataaacatgcatatacatatacaatttcgcgcaattttcaaaaagaataaatctatatgtaaagatgcatacaagtcatatggaaatatcaaatatacgaatctattccgtacgcaaatgtgcttgaactgcaagcgagagcgcggaacgaacgacaaagagcacaatcggcccccgcgttcggcaacgttcgacatctggctctgtcctacttgagtgaacatatatgtatatgtatgtatatgcgcatttgtatataaattcacatacttgtatttgcatatgccttcttcctgtgtgcatggtaatgaaccatttctctattgagaataggacgatgatagaaaaagtagaaaatgaaagggagtgtttcgagtgtaatgtgtcttgaaaaagtcaaatcgatgatggtgcttcttagtgttgttgacttattaacgtctgatgcacaatcgaaattgaacatatctttcatgaatttgataattgtttcgtaatttttcacgtttgtgtaacttgacctattccattgcaattccatttaccccctcctctatatccatacaaaatatctatcaaacaaataaaattaaaattttgttttgaaaattgcaacccttacatcagtagtttcttatgacgttgtcacgttaaactatcgtcagtaaaccgactttacagacaaccttttTTTATGTTCCTCGAGGTTTACACCCTATTTGGAAATAAGTCATTTGATAATTTGTCAGTCCAGCTTATTCTCATAGTACCTAAGGCGCATAAAGCAGGTAACAGCAGTAGATAAAGTtcttgcttttgcttttttccCCTAGAATATCAAAGTCTATAAACTAAGACTCACAGAGTAAGCAGCAAACCATTTGACCCAAATAatatcgtttccacgacagtcggttctacgttaccgaaacaacccggctttatatccggccaaggactgtcactccagcagcattccctgtatgtaagtatggggagtgtttatgctgctacaacaacaacaacaaccaaattaATATGGAGTAATAGAGCATATCAAACTGCTCaacaagcagttcctgctaggatgttaccgcaggtttcaccgctgcagacacctgcttgagcctgagccgcctcccaggcacgtcaggaggcacctcttaaactacgccgacgaaatccaggacaaaaccgACAGAAATTTACTGGAACATACAGTGTTTAGACAGCCAATAAACGACAATCACCGGGAGAatgtcaccaccttcttaatcACCCgtcttacagtttttttttcgttcgatACGAAATACTGGCACTTTGGGCAAAAGTTTAGTGTTGTAACTCCCGAAAATTCGTCCTTTGTTGCGCGTCTTTAAAATCGGCGTCATAACAATTTCTTACGCAATTGCATAGGAAAACGAAATGCGAgctaaatatttattgatactaaaatATATGGGGCCAGAATTtgcttttttggtattttaaaagTAAGTTACAGTTAACAtcgaaattatcaaaaaaaatatttatggaaaACCCATTAATTTTACCTACGTATTCACCTTCACCCAAGGCCAATCAATTCAAGGTTGTAGTATTcgagcaaatttttttaaaattagaactgtcaaggaaaaaataatgtaatgaaTGACAGATATATAAAATTAGTTTGTCGGGCATTCACAACAACATTCCGTTTTACTTTCAACATTAAGGGAGAGTTGAAGAACAATCAACTATTCTAATCATACCACCTTCTACAGATACGACTTAACTTCACCTATGTATGCAAAATATGTGCCGagcatcaaaaaaatatcttctcAGCATTTGCAACACAGAGCAAacgtttataagtggtacaataATACTGATTTTATTACGTGCTTTGAAGAAGCTTCTAGTTGGTTTATacttaattattttctaaagaAATCAATTAACTTTGCCTACTCATTTTTTACCTTACAACGAcagaaacacatttttactcatttatatttattcttaaaaatGCTAGAACCATACAGATATTTGTAATTctagaaattgtttttttagaatttgtgtAACCTTTTTCtttaagataaaataattttactcaATTTGTATTGACAAACCGCGTATTATgtctttcttttaattaatttttgctatcAACACCTACAGCATGCCACGataatatgaaaaatacttaaattctcttttcattttAGTAATTCTTAGTGAGGAATCGTGGCAAGTCTGaatagaattaagaaaaagtgaggtttaataaaatctatctgtgaaaaatttgataTACAATTTAACCAAACAATctgtaaaagttaaaaaagtaatttttaaattgcagtaaaaaaagttaaagcagCATGCGTAGGTATAGCCAGACCTGCAAAAACGATCATTTCGGGAAACAGAAACGCCatagacataaaaaaaaacagggtCGACCAATTACAAATTACTCATCGCTATCGCCATAGTAAACTCTGGAAATAAagtcattaataatatttaatagtttGAAATAATATCGGCACATGCCTCTTCTTTGAAACTGCACGCTTAGATTTGCGTCCGATCGGATTATGATAATTTGTACGCGGTGATGTTTCGTTAACGagcctttttgtcttttttggcTCTTCGCGAAGTTCTTTGAATGATACATTCTCTTGTGATTTCATACGTTTCATGAATTTATCGATAATTTCGTCGCATGATAAATTCGCTTCAGGCTCCCATGTGTCATGCTTCGGTCCAAATCCCTTCCAACGTATACGAAAAATACGTTGATTCTTCTCCTCGGCATAATCTATTATCTTATCAACTTCCCACTCTTTATTTGGGTCAGTCGACAATTCTCCTTTTGCTGGGCGTGCCTTCTTAGCGGCCACACCACTTTTTTTGTTCGATTTGCTGGCCGATTGCTAAAGATAATATCATTACTTTAGGATAAGACATTTAAACCCCTTTATTTACTCAGTATTtaccttatttttatatttgtctaTTATATTCGGACATGATAGCGTATCTTCAGGCTCCCAAGTGTCGTCATCTTTAGTGTAGCCCTTCCAGCGTATTAAGTAGTAAGTAACACCTTGTTCAACCTTATGACCCACAATGTCTTTAAccttacatgaaaaaatcaagaTATTCGTGAAAAGTATAAAACCTATAGATTAAAATTATACCAAGcgaaataaaaattccaaaaatttataaatgtctTAAAATTGTTCAATTTATGTGGccaaattttttccttaaatgtgGGTCATCATCACGGTGAACCGAATTCAGGTATGGGCAACCTCAGACCGTTACCCGACTCTCAGAGATTTTGAATGAATCGGATGATTCGTTGATGTAACACTGGATGTGACTGCGTTTGGTTTACGACAAAACAGAGATTTTGTTATTGATATAAGAAATAATCAGCGCAgtcaatggttttgttgcttcGTTATAGTCTAAACGACTGCTTGGACGAGCGTAAGAATATATGTGGAATTAGCGGGTACAATTCTGCTGCTGAATCCCCCTGACGTAACAGCCGaatttactctcacaattttgctgctTTTAAACTATCATCCTTGGGTCATAATTATGTGTTTGAGAATTTTAAAGGGCCACACCACAGCAGAATGCTTTGTTATTGAATTGTTTACAGGTTTATTTTTACCTTGGTTAAATAAAGAACTGTTTGTAAGTATTTcactgtgctacaaaaaaaaaacgagatacacctgacaaattacacactgtaggttgtttatatggtcgaataatgcataaaaatatttttgttatattttttgtaccctccaatttttatttatttataaaaaaccgttttttcagactttgcgcggtaatctacggatatatcagtcattttttcaccgattttcaatattttatatgttttgaaaaggatattgtcagacctttcaaatgatgtacaacaagtaattattcaaactagttagttgtgatttttatttgattaaacctggggaaagtgtttttttttatcatttttttaattttaacaattttttattgcataattttacaacaaaattaaagatgtttgttaatattctttgagtgcatttattaacgaagaaattaatgtattactttcaataatcggacaaaaattgcgtaaactacgctagtttttcgttaatagaaaaaaatgccttgaatatctatccatttgtggaaccatagtttttgtctttaatgattatttacttgtttaattattttttttgttgtaaaattatgcaataaaaaattgttaaaattaaaaaaatgataaaaaaagcacTCTCCAGGTTTAATCCAATAAAAATCACAAGtaactattttgaataattacttgttgtacatcatttgaaaggtctgacaatatccttttcaaaacatataaaatattgaaaatcggtgaaaaaatgactgatatatccgtagattaccgcgcaaagtctgaaaaaacgtttttttataaataaataaaaattggagggtacaaaaaatataacaaaaatatttttatgcattattcgaccatataaacaacctacagtgtgtaaCTTATCAGGTGTATTTTCAGTGTTGCACCGTGTTATTTGAGTTCAAAAAAAGTACTTCTTTTAATGTGGAGCTGCTAATGCAATATCAATGAGTATCGATATTTTCAACTCTTTGAAGAAGTTCTTAGGCGGTAAACATTGTTTTTtgtatccaaaaacaaaacgtttttttttcctaTCATTCTTCGTGTTATGTTCAAAACAATAGCGATAATAATTGCtccacaaattttttgtttattcatacCGCGCAATTTATAGGAGAAGGGAATATTGCTTAGTAGGATAAGCACTTCATGGCGCTAGCATGCTAGTTTCGATAATGCACCGATAaatcgaaatataaaaacaattatcgGATTTCGATTCCTGTAAATTGCTCACGTTAACACGTTTGCAAGACGATCTATACAAGGTGTTGTTACTAGAACAACTGATTTAGCCACTAAAtcggaaaaacaaattacatGAAAATAGTGTTGTTGCTTTGGTGAATTCACCTTCcacaaatgtttataaaataaaaccagcAAAACTTCTCTCACCTCATATACTTCCTCCCCCTCCTCTTCTTCCTCCGCAACTGCTTGAGACTTAGCTTGTGCCTTCTTGCCCTTGGCACGCCTACCAACGACTTTACCATTTTTGCCGGCGATTTTCTGTTTTCCAACTCCAGCCGATTTTCGACCTTTCTTTGCACTactgccgccgccgccgccaccaTTTAATGGTTCATCGTCACTATCCAAATCATCATTGTTTTCGTCGATCAGTTTCTCTGATGCCACTTTACGCTTATTACCTTTCTTGCCGCCTGTACCGCTACTACCATCCTCCTGTTCATCATCGGTGGCGCTACCCTGTACAGAATGGAATTCATCATCGGTATTCCCTTCGGGACGTGTTTGATCTCTTACAACGCTTtgctttttctttccttcaacGTCCTCTTCACCAACCCCTTCAACATCCGACTCGTCGCTATTAGACTCCACCGTGGCGCCCTTTTTAGTTTCCTCATCTTGTTCGTTTTCATTTTCAGCAGATTCCGCATATTCTGCGATTTTCTTCTTATGCACTCTACCCATTTTAATTTTCGCCGCTCGATaacttaatatttgttttttacacaATTCCTACCGTCTTGTTATTGAACCTATTTTTATATCTTAACAAACGCaaaattctctttaaaaatttagtttttccgcACTAAATGTACCTCTAATTTCGACGACGCTGTGAAAAATTGAGGCAGAAAACAGAAGCATCGAAAGAGGAGTACAGAAATTTATAAACGCAACGCTAGAGAAGGCTCGCAAAGTTGGCCGATACGAGATGGGAAGCGGAATGGAGCAGAATGGAACAAACCGAAGCGAAAAACGAAGCAACAGAGTTGCATTATAGTATAACTTATCTGTATGTAACGTTGTTATAGCTGAGACCTTCAACAGAAAATATACTTTGAACACACGTGGGTCAATAttgtcaataattttgttgcttttaaaataattaattttaaaaatgattaaaactAAGAAACGATCATCAGAGAATAGTTCCGAAGGTCCGACcaagaaaaaatctaaaaaaatgcatcTAAATAAGACTGCATACCCACCGGTAAAGGACGAAGTTTCAATTAAGGCAAACAAGCAAGGCAACAAAACCTCTAAACCACACTCAACTCGAAAGCCAATAAAAGGTAAACTTCCTTTAAAAGCATCTGGTGAACCTGGTACAgggaaaaaccttaaaaaaattattggaagaaATGGTGGCTCTGGCAAATTTGGAAAGAATAGAATAGGTGAAGATGGCGCCACATATGTTGAAGGCGAAAAAACAGACTGGCGTAAATTTAAACaagagaaaaaagaattacaaCTCAAGCGTAAACAAGCTAAAGGATCCTATGAAGTATTGGTagaagcaaagaaaatttatgaaaagttaAAATGGTAATAAAAGTTTAGTGGATGTATATCTGACAGTTTAATATAAGTACctacaaatatacatttttattttagtcgACGTACAGAAAATAAACCGGAGCAGGCAGGGAAACTATATGACGTTTTGAATCGTGGCGatgtgataaaaaaattaataatggcTCATGACACAGCTCGTATCATCCAATGTATGTTGAAACATGCGTCGCCTTCAATTCGGGAACAACTTTCAGAAGTAGGTGTACCTTGTGTCTTAATTTCTTCAttatataaataactaaatgTTCACAGAAATTGTTACCAATGGTCGTTGAAATGTCTGTCTCTAAATATTCACACTTTTGCGTACTACGAATGTTCAAATACGGCTCACCAAATATCAAATCACAACTTGTCAATAGTTTTATGGGAAACGTCATACGCCTAGCTGGTCATAACATAGCGAGTAAAATACTGGATTATGCCTATCACACTGTAGCTTCTCCAAAACAACGCATGTATCTTCGTCAAGAATTCTATGGAGAATTGTATCGTGGTTCCAAAGACGATAACGTGAAAACTCTGGCTGATACGTATAAAAACACTCCTAATATGAAGAGGTCTATTTTAGGTGCAGTTAAGTCCAACCTCGATCATTTGGCCAACAAGCAGTTGGTAGATAATTCCCTGGTGCATGCAGTGATTTTAGAATACCTAAGAGAATGTGAGGaggaaaaa comes from Anastrepha ludens isolate Willacy chromosome 3, idAnaLude1.1, whole genome shotgun sequence and encodes:
- the LOC128858539 gene encoding M-phase phosphoprotein 8 isoform X2, whose product is MGRVHKKKIAEYAESAENENEQDEETKKGATVESNSDESDVEGVGEEDVEGKKKQSVGSATDDEQEDGSSGTGGKKGNKRKVASEKLIDENNDDLDSDDEPLNGGGGGGSSAKKGRKSAGVGKQKIAGKNGKVVGRRAKGKKAQAKSQAVAEEEEEGEEVYEVKDIVGHKVEQGVTYYLIRWKGYTKDDDTWEPEDTLSCPNIIDKYKNKQSASKSNKKSGVAAKKARPAKGELSTDPNKEWEVDKIIDYAEEKNQRIFRIRWKGFGPKHDTWEPEANLSCDEIIDKFMKRMKSQENVSFKELREEPKKTKRLVNETSPRTNYHNPIGRKSKRAVSKKRVYYGDSDE
- the LOC128858539 gene encoding chromodomain-helicase-DNA-binding protein 1 isoform X1; the encoded protein is MGRVHKKKIAEYAESAENENEQDEETKKGATVESNSDESDVEGVGEEDVEGKKKQSVVRDQTRPEGNTDDEFHSVQGSATDDEQEDGSSGTGGKKGNKRKVASEKLIDENNDDLDSDDEPLNGGGGGGSSAKKGRKSAGVGKQKIAGKNGKVVGRRAKGKKAQAKSQAVAEEEEEGEEVYEVKDIVGHKVEQGVTYYLIRWKGYTKDDDTWEPEDTLSCPNIIDKYKNKQSASKSNKKSGVAAKKARPAKGELSTDPNKEWEVDKIIDYAEEKNQRIFRIRWKGFGPKHDTWEPEANLSCDEIIDKFMKRMKSQENVSFKELREEPKKTKRLVNETSPRTNYHNPIGRKSKRAVSKKRVYYGDSDE